The window CAATCCTTATCGATGAAGCTCGTACTCCTTTGATCATCTCTGGTCCAGCAGAAGACAGCTCTGATCTTTACACTCGTATCAACCTGCTTATTCCACAGCTTCAAAAGCAAGATAAAGAAGATTCTGAAGAATACCGCGGTGACGGTCACTACACAGTAGATGAGAAATCTAAACAGGTTCACCTAACAGAAACGGGCCAAGAATTCGTTGAAGAATTGATGGTGAAAAACGGTCTGATGGAAGAGGGTGATACGCTTTACTCTCCAACGAACATCAGCCTACTGCACCACGTAAACGCAGCGCTTCGCGCACACGTGTTGTTCGAACGCAACGTAGATTACATCGTTAACGAAGACGGTGAAGTTGTAATCGTTGATGAGCACACGGGTCGTACAATGCCGGGTCGTCGTTGGTCTGAAGGTCTTCACCAAGCGGTTGAAGCAAAAGAAGGCGTTAAGATTCAAAACGAAAACCAAACGCTGGCTTCGATTACTTTCCAGAACTACTTCCGTCTATACGAAAAACTGTCAGGCATGACAGGTACAGCGGATACAGAAGCATTCGAATTCCAATCGATTTACGGTCTTGAAACGGTTGTTATCCCAACTAACAAGCCAATGATCCGTAACGATATGCCAGACGTGGTTTACCGTACTGAAGCAGAGAAGTTTGCTGCAATCATCGAAGACATCAAAGAGCGCGTAGAGAAAGGTCAACCATCTCTAGTAGGTACGGTTTCTATCGAGAAATCAGAACTGCTATCTAACGCACTTAAGAAAGCGAAGATTAAGCACAACGTACTGAACGCGAAATTCCACGAACGTGAAGCTGAGATTGTTGCAGAAGCTGGTACACCTGGTGCAGTAACAATCGCAACGAACATGGCAGGTCGTGGTACCGATATCGTGTTAGGTGGTAGCTGGCAAGCGAAAGTGGAAGCACTGCAAGATCCGACTAAAGAACAGATCGACGCGATTAAAGCTGAGTGGAAACAAGTTCATGATCAAGTACTAGAGTCTGGTGGTCTACACATCATCGGTACTGAGCGTCACGAATCTCGTCGTATCGATAACCAGCTACGTGGTCGTTCTGGTCGTCAAGGTGATGCAGGTTCATCTCGTTTCTATCTATCGATGGAAGATTCATTATTGCGTATCTTCACTTCAGACCGTATGGCTAGCCTTATCCAAAGTGGTATGGAAGAAGGTGAAGCAATCGAATCTAAGATGCTGTCTCGTTCAATTGAAAAAGCACAGCGTAAAGTGGAAGGCCGTAACTTCGATATCCGTAAACAGCTTCTTGAATACGATGACGTGGCGAACGATCAACGTAAAGTGGTTTACGAATTGCGTGATGAGCTAATGAGCGTTGACGACATTAGCGACATGATCGAGCAAAACCGTGAAGATGTAATCACTGCGATCATCGACGAATACATTCCACCACAATCTCTAGAAGACATGTGGGATGTGGAAGGTCTTCAAGAGCGCTTGAAGGCAGACTTCGATCTAGACGCGCCAATCAAGCAATGGCTTGAAGAAGACGACAAGCTATATGAAGAAGCGCTACGTGAGAAGATCACTAACCTAGCGGTTGAAGTTTACAAAGCGAAAGAAGAAGTGGTTGGCGCACAAGTGCTACGTAACTTCGAAAAATCAGTAATGCTTCAAACGCTAGATACGCTATGGAAAGAGCACCTAGCGGCGATGGATCACCTACGTCAAGGTATTCACCTACGTGGTTACGCGCAGAAGAACCCGAAACAAGAGTACAAGCGTGAGTCGTTTGAACTGTTTGAAGGTCTACTAGAAGCGCTGAAAACAGACGTAATTACTGTTCTATCTCGTGTTCGTGTTCAACAGCAAGAAGAAGTTGAACGTATGGAAGAGCAACGTCGCGCGCAAGCTGAAGAAGCAGCTCGTCGTGCACAAGCTCAACACGCGGCAGCACAAAACCCGTTGTCTGAAGGCGAAGAGTCTGAAGAAGGCGCTCACCAACCAATGGTTCGTGAAGAACGCAAAGTGGGCCGTAATGAGCCTTGTCCATGTGGCAGCGGCAAAAAGTACAAACAGTGCCACGGTAAAATCGACTAATACAGTCTGAAAACATAAATAAAGAGTCGCTTAGGCGGCTCTTTTTGTATTGATAGATCTAGGAACGAATCTAATGAAAAGAATTCACATTGTTGCGGCGATCATTCTTAACCAAGACAAATCGCAAATCTTCATCACCAAACGTCCAAGCGACAAACACAAGGGCGGTTTTTGGGAGTTCCCTGGTGGTAAAGTTGAACAAGGCGAAACGGTTGAACAAGCGATGGTTCGTGAGCTTGAGGAAGAGATTGGCATTACGGTGACTGAGCAAGCTTTGTTTGAACACTTGGAATACGATTATCCTGATAAGTCCCTGAAGTTTGATTTTATGACAGTATCTCAATTCGATAACCAACCTTATGGTCGCGAAGGCCAAGAAGGTTGTTGGGTGGATATTGCAGCATTGCCTGAGTACGCCTTTCCTGAGGCGAATGTGCCGATTCTGGAACGTGTGGTTAAAGAGTTTTCTTAACCTGCATCTAACTGCCTTGTGGTTAACACGGGATATTGTTAGTTTAAAAAGATACAGCGAAACGAGAGAAGGCGAGGTAAGCCTCGTTTATCCAGAGAAGGAGAGAAAGCGCAATGGTTCGTATTGCAATCGCAGGAGCTGCTGGCCGTATGGGTCGCAATCTAGTTAAAGCATCACATATCAATCCAGAAGCATCCGTTACTGCTGGTTCTGAACGTCCAGAATCGTCTCTAGTTGGTGTTGATGTAGGTGAACTGTGTGGTGAAGGTAAGTTTGATGTCTTTCTGACGGATGATTTAGCCAAGGAAGTCGACAACTTTGACGTTGTAATCGATTTTACTGCTCCAGTGAGCACGTTAGCGAATCTAGAGCTGTGTAAACAACATGGTAAAAGCATTGTCATCGGTACTACGGGCTTTAGTGAAGAAGAACGTGACCTGATTGATGAAGCAGCAAAGCAAATTCCTGTTGTTATGGCTCCGAACTACTCTGTAGGTGTGAACCTAGTCTTTAAGCTTCTTGAAAAAGCAGCCAAAGTGATGGGCGATTACTGTGATATAGAAATCGTAGAAGCGCATCACCGTCATAAAGTTGATGCTCCGTCTGGTACCGCGATTGGTATGGGAGAAGCCATTGCTGGCGCGATGGGTAACAAACTGAGTGACGTTGCGGTATATGCACGTGAAGGTATCACGGGCGAACGTACCAAAGATGAGATCGGTTTTGCGACTATCCGCGCTGGTGATATCGTCGGTGAGCATACTGCAATGTTTGCTGATATCGGTGAGCGTGTCGAAATTACCCACAAAGCAACGGATCGTATGACCTTTGCTAATGGTGCTGTAAAGGCCGCAGTTTGGTTACATTCTAAACCAGCTGGCTTTTACACCATGACCGATGTCCTCGGGCTAAATGAGCTTTAAATACATAATTATTCGCCGGCGTAAGCCGGCTTTTTTGTATTTGAATAAAATTATGTAAATGAAATGAGTACGTGAGATGCGCGTGTTATCGATAGTTTGATTGGTTTTTTTGGGTGGTTTAACTATTTATTTGTTCGTAACCTCCAAAAGTGAGGGTTGATTTTGCCGGATGAACGTTTGCGCAAAAATCTCGTAAAATTTTGTGATCCGCAATAAGTTCAAATTTGTAAAATTCACAAAAAAGTCATGGTAAGTGGCATGTAGATAGGTAAAACTTACTTTTTTAGAGCTTTTTCTTTTGAAATGCCCTTACTTGCTAGAAAGTAATAATTTATTTTTCAATGTGTGTTGACAGTTTCCAAGTCCATCTTTAAAATACCGCCAATTTGTCAAAAATACCTGTTTATGTAAATAATCAAGGTAAAGGAAGGCAAATTTGCAGCTTAATTTATTTTTTATGCATTTTTATTCTGGAGGTTGTCTTGGGTAAATTAGCACTGTTAGTCCTAGAAGATGGGACAGTGTTCCGCGGTGTTTCCATTGGAGCAGATGGTATTTCCGTTGGTGAAGTTGTTTTTAATACCTCGATGACGGGGTACCAAGAAATTCTCACTGATCCTTCCTATTCTCAACAAATCGTTACTCTTACTTATCCTCACATAGGCAATACCGGAACCAATTCCGAAGACGAAGAATCTTCTTCAATCCACGCACAAGGCCTTGTGATTCGCGATCTCCCTCTTATCGCTTCTAACTTCCGTAATGAACAATCCCTTTCTGATTACCTCAAGTCGCAAAACATCGTCGGCATTGCAGACATCGACACGCGTAAGCTAACTCGTATCCTGCGTGAAAAAGGTGCTCAAAACGGTTGTATCGTAGCTGGTAACAACCCAGACGAAGCTTTGGCACTAGCGAAAGCAAAAGAATTCCCTGGCTTGAAAGGAATGGATCTTGCGAAAGAGGTTACAACAAAAGAAGCGTATCAATGGAAACAAGGTTCGTGGACGCTTGAGGGTGGACTACCAGAAGCGAAAGACGACAGCGAATTACCATATCACGTTGTTGCCTACGACTTCGGCGCAAAACGCAACATCCTGCGCATGTTGGTTGACCGAGGCTGCCGCCTAACGGTTGTTCCTGCTGAAACTTCAGCAGAAGAAGTTCTGGCTCTAAACCCAGATGGCGTTTTCCTATCAAACGGCCCTGGTGACCCAGAACCATGTACTTACGCGATTGAAGCGACAAAAGTATTCCTAGAAAAAGGCCTGCCAATCTTTGGTATCTGTCTAGGCCACCAAATCCTTGCGCTAGCATCGGGTGCACAAACAGTGAAAATGAAGTTTGGTCACCACGGCGCAAACCATCCAGTAAAAGATTTGGAGCGTAATGTTGTGATGATTACGTCGCAGAACCACGGTTTTGCAGCAGACGAAGCAACACTACCTGAAAATCTACGTGCTACTCACGTATCGCTATTTGATGGCTCTCTACAAGGTATTCACCGCACAGACAAGCCAGCATTTAGCTTCCAAGGTCACCCTGAAGCGAGCCCAGGTCCACACGACGCGGCACCGCTATTTGACCACTTTATCGAACTAATCAAAAAACACAGCGCTTAATTCGGAGTAGTAGATAATGCCAAAACGTACTGACATTCAAAGTATTCTTATTCTTGGTGCTGGTCCGATTGTTATCGGTCAGGCATGTGAGTTTGACTACTCTGGCGCACAAGCGTGTAAAGCACTGCGTGAAGAGGGTTACCGAGTTATCCTAGTAAACTCTAACCCTGCAACCATCATGACTGACCCAGACATGGCGGATGCAACTTACATCGAGCCAATCCAATGGGAAGTGGTTCGCAACATCATCGCGAAAGAAAAGCCAGATGCAGTACTACCAACAATGGGTGGTCAAACTGCATTGAACTGTGCACTAGACCTAGAGAAGCACGGTGTTCTTGAAGAGTTCGGCGTTGAGATGATTGGTGCGACTGCTGACGCAATCGACAAAGCAGAAGACCGTTCTCGCTTCGATAAAGCGATGAAGTCTATCGGCCTTGAGTGTCCACGTGCAGATACTGCAAAAACGATGGAAGAGGCTTACGCTGTACTCGATATGGTTGGTTTCCCATGTATCATCCGCCCATCATTTACCATGGGTGGTACTGGTGGCGGTATCGCATACAACAAGGAAGAGTTCGAAGAGATCTGTCGTCGTGGTTTGGACCTATCTCCAACTAACGAGCTTCTTATCGATGAATCTCTTATCGGTTGGAAAGAGTACGAGATGGAAGTGGTTCGCGACAAAGCGGACAACTGTATCATCGTATGTGCGATTGAAAACTTCGACCCAATGGGCATCCACACGGGTGACTCAATCACGGTTGCACCTGCGCAAACACTAACAGACAAAGAATACCAGCTAATGCGTAACGCATCTCTAGCAGTACTGCGTGAGATTGGCGTTGAAACTGGTGGTTCTAACGTACAGTTTGGTATCAACCCGAAAGATGGCCGCATGGTTATCATCGAGATGAACCCACGTGTATCTCGCTCTTCTGCCCTAGCATCGAAAGCAACAGGTTTCCCAATCGCTAAGATTGCAGCGAAACTGGCTGTTGGCTTTACACTAGACGAGCTAATGAACGACATTACTGGTGGCGCTACACCAGCATCATTCGAACCAACCATCGACTACGTAGTAACTAAGATTCCTCGCTTTAACTTCGAGAAATTTGCTGGTGCTAACGACCGTCTAACGACGCAAATGAAGTCAGTTGGTGAGGTCATGGCAATTGGTCGTAACCAACAAGAATCACTACAAAAAGCACTTCGCGGTCTAGAAGTTGGCGCGACAGGCTTTGATGAGATGGTTGACCTAGATGCGCCAGACGCACTGACGAAAATCCGTCATGAGCTGAAAGAAGCAGGCGCAGAGCGTATTTGGTACGTCGCGGATGCATTCCGTGCCGGTATGTCAGTAGATGGCGTATTCAACCTAACGCAAATCGACCGTTGGTTCCTAGTTCAAATCGAAGACATCGTTAAACTTGAGCAAGAGCTAAAAGCAAAAGGCTTCGCGGGTCTGAACAAAGACGAGCTAAACAAGCTAAAGCGTAAAGGTTTTGCTGATGCGCGCCTATCTAAGATTCTAGGTGTTGCGGAAAGCGAAATCCGTCGTCTTCGTGACCAGTACGACATCCACCCAGTGTACAAGCGCGTTGATACGTGTGCGGCTGAGTTCTCTTCTGATACGGCTTACATGTACTCATCTTACGATGACGAGTGTGAAGCGAACCCAACAGACAAAGACAAGATCATGATTCTAGGCGGCGGTCCAAACCGTATCGGCCAAGGTATTGAATTTGACTACTGTTGTGTACACGCATCGCTAGCACTACGTGAAGATGGCTATGAGACTATCATGGTTAACTGTAACCCTGAGACAGTTTCAACAGACTACGACACGTCTGACCGCCTGTACTTCGAACCAGTAACACTGGAAGACGTACTAGCAATCGCTCGTGTTGAGAAGCCAAAAGGCGTTATCGTTCAGTACGGTGGTCAAACACCACTGAAACTGGCTCGTGCACTTGAAGCAGCTGGCGTGCCAATCATCGGTACTAGCCCAGATGCAATCGACCGTGCAGAGGACCGTGAGCGTTTCCAAGTTGCAGTTGACCGTCTAGGTCTTCTACAGCCAGAAAACGCGACAGTAACGACGATGGAGCAAGCGGTAGAGAAATCTCGTGAAATCGGTTATCCACTGGTTGTACGTCCTTCTTACGTACTTGGTGGTCGTGCAATGGAAATCGTATACGACGAGCAAGATCTACGTCGCTACTTCAACGAAGCGGTAAGCGTATCGAACGAATCTCCAGTTCTTCTTGATAGCTTCCTAGACGACGCAGTCGAAGTCGATATCGATGCTATCTGTGACGGTGAGCGCGTGGTTATCGGCGGTATCATGGAGCACATCGAGCAAGCGGGTGTTCACTCTGGTGACTCAGCATGTTCTCTTCCTGCATACACGCTAAGCCAAGAAATCCAAGACGTAATGCGCGAGCAAGTTGAAAAGCTAGCGTTCGAGTTGGGTGTTCGTGGTCTGATGAACACGCAGTTCGCGGTTAAGAACAACCAAGTATACCTAATCGAGGTGAACCCTCGTGCAGCGCGTACAGTACCGTTCGTATCTAAAGCAACGGGTGCACCAATAGCTAAGATTGCTGCGCGTGTAATGGCGGGTCAATCGCTTGAAGCTCAAGGCTTTACGAAAGAAATCATCCCACCTTACTACTCAGTGAAAGAAGTTGTACTTCCATTCAACAAGTTCCCTGGTGTTGACCCACTGTTAGGCCCAGAAATGCGCTCTACTGGGGAGGTTATGGGTGTAGGTGCTACGTTTGCAGAAGCTTACGCGAAAGCAGAATTGGGTTGTGGCAACATTTACCCAGAAGGTGGTCGTGCACTACTGTCTGTTCGTGCAGGTGACAAAGAGCGCGTTGTAGACCTAGCGTCTAAGTTGACAAAACTTGGTTACCAGCTAGATGCAACACACGGTACAGCTGTCATTCTTGGTGAAGCGGGTATTAACCCACGTCTAGTAAACAAAGTACACGAAGGTCGCCCTCACATTCTTGACCGTATCAAGAACAACGAGTACACCTACATCGTAAACACGGCTGCTGGCCGCCAAGCGATTGAAGACTCTAAAGTTCTGCGTCGCGGCGCACTAGCTGAGAAAGTGAACTACACGACAACACTAAACGCTGCATTCGCAACTTGTATGGCACACACTGCAGACGCGAAGAGCACGGTAACTTCGGTTCAAGAGCTACACGCAAAAGTGAAAGCTAGCCTAGAAGCGTAATAGATAAAAATCAGTAAGCCCGAAAAATAGGGCTTATATGACAACCTCATTGCCCGCTCATTTGAGCGGGCTTTTTTGTTTGATTATGCAACTTGTTCTACTTGTTGATATTTTTATTTGTCTTCGATGCTCTCTACGACTCTGAGCTACTTCATAGTAAGAGGTGATAAAGCATTTTTAGGAGGGAGTATTCATCAAAAAATTGAAATACTCTTGAGAGTCAATTCTATTGGAAATGTAATTGATACATTTAACGTATCATTTCTTAGAACTTTCTAATTGATGAAAATGTGGAATAGGTTAGTGTCTTGAGTTTCCTTTTGTGCGTTTGCTTGGCAGTGCTATCGTTGCCTCATCTTAGTTACAAATATTTACAAGGACGCACAAGTGGAAGTTACGTTCGAAATCTTAATTGCCCTGTTTTTTGTCGCATCCGCTGCGGGATTTATTGATGCGATGGCGGGAGGTGGTGGCCTCTTGTCGCTGCCTGCTTTGTTGGCCGCAGGCTTAAGTCCTACTCAGGCATTGGCGACCAACAAACTCCAAAGCTCGTTTGGAAGCTTTTCTGCCAGTTGGTACTTTGTGCGTAATGGCATTGTTAGCCTGAAAGAGATGCGCTTAGCGATTCTATGTACCTTCATTGGCTCTGCTATTGGCGCAGAGGCTGTGCAGTTTATCGATGTCGGTGTGCTCACTAGTCTTATCCCAGTCTTGCTGATCGCGATTTCACTCTATTTTTTGCTCTCTTCAACTTCGAAAGCCGCGGAAGGGGAGCCAAAGCTCTCTGAAGCGATGTTCGCTTTGTGCGTTGGTGGCGGCGTGGGCTTTTACGATGGCTTTTTTGGTCCAGGTACTGGCTCTATCTTCGCGCTTTGCTTTGTCGCACTG is drawn from Vibrio campbellii CAIM 519 = NBRC 15631 = ATCC 25920 and contains these coding sequences:
- the carB gene encoding carbamoyl-phosphate synthase large subunit, translating into MPKRTDIQSILILGAGPIVIGQACEFDYSGAQACKALREEGYRVILVNSNPATIMTDPDMADATYIEPIQWEVVRNIIAKEKPDAVLPTMGGQTALNCALDLEKHGVLEEFGVEMIGATADAIDKAEDRSRFDKAMKSIGLECPRADTAKTMEEAYAVLDMVGFPCIIRPSFTMGGTGGGIAYNKEEFEEICRRGLDLSPTNELLIDESLIGWKEYEMEVVRDKADNCIIVCAIENFDPMGIHTGDSITVAPAQTLTDKEYQLMRNASLAVLREIGVETGGSNVQFGINPKDGRMVIIEMNPRVSRSSALASKATGFPIAKIAAKLAVGFTLDELMNDITGGATPASFEPTIDYVVTKIPRFNFEKFAGANDRLTTQMKSVGEVMAIGRNQQESLQKALRGLEVGATGFDEMVDLDAPDALTKIRHELKEAGAERIWYVADAFRAGMSVDGVFNLTQIDRWFLVQIEDIVKLEQELKAKGFAGLNKDELNKLKRKGFADARLSKILGVAESEIRRLRDQYDIHPVYKRVDTCAAEFSSDTAYMYSSYDDECEANPTDKDKIMILGGGPNRIGQGIEFDYCCVHASLALREDGYETIMVNCNPETVSTDYDTSDRLYFEPVTLEDVLAIARVEKPKGVIVQYGGQTPLKLARALEAAGVPIIGTSPDAIDRAEDRERFQVAVDRLGLLQPENATVTTMEQAVEKSREIGYPLVVRPSYVLGGRAMEIVYDEQDLRRYFNEAVSVSNESPVLLDSFLDDAVEVDIDAICDGERVVIGGIMEHIEQAGVHSGDSACSLPAYTLSQEIQDVMREQVEKLAFELGVRGLMNTQFAVKNNQVYLIEVNPRAARTVPFVSKATGAPIAKIAARVMAGQSLEAQGFTKEIIPPYYSVKEVVLPFNKFPGVDPLLGPEMRSTGEVMGVGATFAEAYAKAELGCGNIYPEGGRALLSVRAGDKERVVDLASKLTKLGYQLDATHGTAVILGEAGINPRLVNKVHEGRPHILDRIKNNEYTYIVNTAAGRQAIEDSKVLRRGALAEKVNYTTTLNAAFATCMAHTADAKSTVTSVQELHAKVKASLEA
- the mutT gene encoding 8-oxo-dGTP diphosphatase MutT, coding for MKRIHIVAAIILNQDKSQIFITKRPSDKHKGGFWEFPGGKVEQGETVEQAMVRELEEEIGITVTEQALFEHLEYDYPDKSLKFDFMTVSQFDNQPYGREGQEGCWVDIAALPEYAFPEANVPILERVVKEFS
- the secA gene encoding preprotein translocase subunit SecA, which codes for MITKLLTKVIGSRNDRTLRRLRKIVKEINNYEPTFEALSDEELKAKTVEFRERLGQGETLDKLLPEAFATVREASKRVYGMRHFDVQLIGGMVLNGGQIAEMRTGEGKTLTATLPAYLNALPGKGVHVVTVNDYLATRDAETNRPLFEFLGMTVGVNVPNMPPQAKKEAYQADILYGTNNEFGFDYLRDNMAFRNEDRVQRERFFAVVDEVDSILIDEARTPLIISGPAEDSSDLYTRINLLIPQLQKQDKEDSEEYRGDGHYTVDEKSKQVHLTETGQEFVEELMVKNGLMEEGDTLYSPTNISLLHHVNAALRAHVLFERNVDYIVNEDGEVVIVDEHTGRTMPGRRWSEGLHQAVEAKEGVKIQNENQTLASITFQNYFRLYEKLSGMTGTADTEAFEFQSIYGLETVVIPTNKPMIRNDMPDVVYRTEAEKFAAIIEDIKERVEKGQPSLVGTVSIEKSELLSNALKKAKIKHNVLNAKFHEREAEIVAEAGTPGAVTIATNMAGRGTDIVLGGSWQAKVEALQDPTKEQIDAIKAEWKQVHDQVLESGGLHIIGTERHESRRIDNQLRGRSGRQGDAGSSRFYLSMEDSLLRIFTSDRMASLIQSGMEEGEAIESKMLSRSIEKAQRKVEGRNFDIRKQLLEYDDVANDQRKVVYELRDELMSVDDISDMIEQNREDVITAIIDEYIPPQSLEDMWDVEGLQERLKADFDLDAPIKQWLEEDDKLYEEALREKITNLAVEVYKAKEEVVGAQVLRNFEKSVMLQTLDTLWKEHLAAMDHLRQGIHLRGYAQKNPKQEYKRESFELFEGLLEALKTDVITVLSRVRVQQQEEVERMEEQRRAQAEEAARRAQAQHAAAQNPLSEGEESEEGAHQPMVREERKVGRNEPCPCGSGKKYKQCHGKID
- the carA gene encoding glutamine-hydrolyzing carbamoyl-phosphate synthase small subunit; this translates as MGKLALLVLEDGTVFRGVSIGADGISVGEVVFNTSMTGYQEILTDPSYSQQIVTLTYPHIGNTGTNSEDEESSSIHAQGLVIRDLPLIASNFRNEQSLSDYLKSQNIVGIADIDTRKLTRILREKGAQNGCIVAGNNPDEALALAKAKEFPGLKGMDLAKEVTTKEAYQWKQGSWTLEGGLPEAKDDSELPYHVVAYDFGAKRNILRMLVDRGCRLTVVPAETSAEEVLALNPDGVFLSNGPGDPEPCTYAIEATKVFLEKGLPIFGICLGHQILALASGAQTVKMKFGHHGANHPVKDLERNVVMITSQNHGFAADEATLPENLRATHVSLFDGSLQGIHRTDKPAFSFQGHPEASPGPHDAAPLFDHFIELIKKHSA
- a CDS encoding TSUP family transporter is translated as MEVTFEILIALFFVASAAGFIDAMAGGGGLLSLPALLAAGLSPTQALATNKLQSSFGSFSASWYFVRNGIVSLKEMRLAILCTFIGSAIGAEAVQFIDVGVLTSLIPVLLIAISLYFLLSSTSKAAEGEPKLSEAMFALCVGGGVGFYDGFFGPGTGSIFALCFVALGHFSLVDATARTKILNFTSNIAALLFFILAGLPVWEIGLTMAVGGFIGAQLGAKVVVTKGQKWIRPLVITMSMLMAAKLLWQQHHQWFLSLF
- the dapB gene encoding 4-hydroxy-tetrahydrodipicolinate reductase, with amino-acid sequence MVRIAIAGAAGRMGRNLVKASHINPEASVTAGSERPESSLVGVDVGELCGEGKFDVFLTDDLAKEVDNFDVVIDFTAPVSTLANLELCKQHGKSIVIGTTGFSEEERDLIDEAAKQIPVVMAPNYSVGVNLVFKLLEKAAKVMGDYCDIEIVEAHHRHKVDAPSGTAIGMGEAIAGAMGNKLSDVAVYAREGITGERTKDEIGFATIRAGDIVGEHTAMFADIGERVEITHKATDRMTFANGAVKAAVWLHSKPAGFYTMTDVLGLNEL